One segment of Leptospirillum ferrooxidans C2-3 DNA contains the following:
- the rfbC gene encoding dTDP-4-dehydrorhamnose 3,5-epimerase, giving the protein MKLIKRLSLNGVVLLEPNEELNSYCYSNVSYNNDDFDSLIGKKVSFTEDRVFSLKQAEIQGLHYQIQDTQGTLITVLRGEVYCVAVDIMKNSRFLGHWRGEVLSQKNHTQMWIPEGYARGWLSLTNETLIYSKYTKKCNEYYQRYIHHDDPIIGIKWPLIPYEYPIALGYIVNNKDGHYKKLKDSELLEVTNE; this is encoded by the coding sequence ATGAAGTTAATAAAAAGGTTATCACTAAATGGTGTAGTTCTGTTAGAACCTAATGAGGAATTAAATTCATACTGTTATTCTAATGTGTCATATAACAATGACGATTTCGATTCTTTAATAGGAAAAAAGGTAAGTTTCACTGAAGACAGAGTATTTTCTTTAAAGCAAGCAGAAATTCAAGGACTACATTATCAGATTCAAGACACCCAAGGAACACTGATTACCGTGTTAAGAGGGGAAGTTTATTGCGTAGCAGTTGATATTATGAAAAATTCCAGATTCTTAGGACATTGGAGAGGGGAGGTTTTGTCTCAAAAAAACCATACCCAAATGTGGATTCCAGAAGGTTATGCTAGAGGTTGGTTATCTTTAACAAACGAAACTCTAATTTATTCTAAATATACAAAAAAATGTAATGAATACTATCAGAGATATATTCACCACGATGATCCAATCATTGGAATTAAATGGCCTTTAATTCCTTATGAATATCCAATCGCCTTAGGGTATATCGTTAACAATAAGGATGGCCATTATAAAAAACTCAAAGATTCAGAATTATTGGAGGTAACAAATGAGTAA
- a CDS encoding rhamnosyltransferase WsaF family glycosyltransferase, whose product MTGNFLKFFSFLKKYGFLNTIFYAFYKIFPGSFLLLLSKGRGEVPIAENPVYDYTDWSSFGGAQKITGPPMAKKTFIWFVPDWSNVWGGGHYTLFRFANYFAQKDTRNIIYVYNNERHLSSNNLQTELNEALPDCRLEVYVDGRCLPECSAAIATTWQSAYQVRSFPFSKEKYYFMQDYECYFYPFGTTSLQAKTTYTFGFKGITGGGWLKHCFEMHGGKAQDYFFAADKEIFFPFREANFIRPKVKRIFFYGRPSTERRCFELGMKVLKKISENYPDVEIVIAGLKLAFKPNFQATLLGNMSLKDTGNLYRTCDIGIAFSATNLSYLPVELMACGVPVLSNNGPQVEWMLKNQVNSYLTDPVPQAVFDGFKKLYDDFDLRQMLGIGGVNTMKNITWDSEMEKIYHYINNE is encoded by the coding sequence ATGACAGGAAATTTTTTAAAATTTTTCTCTTTTTTAAAAAAATATGGATTTTTAAATACGATATTCTATGCATTTTATAAAATATTTCCAGGGAGCTTTCTTCTTCTTTTATCCAAAGGAAGGGGAGAAGTGCCTATTGCAGAGAATCCAGTTTATGATTATACGGATTGGAGTTCATTTGGAGGTGCACAAAAAATAACTGGCCCTCCCATGGCCAAAAAAACCTTTATCTGGTTTGTGCCCGATTGGTCAAATGTGTGGGGGGGAGGTCATTACACATTATTCCGATTTGCAAATTATTTTGCTCAAAAAGATACCCGGAATATTATTTACGTGTATAACAATGAACGGCATTTATCCAGCAATAATCTCCAGACTGAGTTAAACGAAGCACTACCTGATTGTAGATTAGAAGTTTATGTTGATGGACGATGTCTACCTGAGTGTTCAGCTGCAATTGCTACTACATGGCAATCAGCATATCAAGTCAGGTCATTTCCATTTTCAAAGGAAAAATATTATTTTATGCAGGATTATGAGTGTTATTTTTATCCATTTGGAACGACATCTTTACAAGCAAAAACAACCTATACATTTGGCTTTAAAGGGATCACTGGCGGAGGTTGGCTGAAGCATTGTTTTGAAATGCATGGAGGAAAAGCACAGGATTATTTTTTTGCGGCTGATAAGGAAATTTTCTTTCCATTTAGAGAAGCAAACTTTATTCGTCCTAAGGTAAAACGGATCTTTTTTTATGGAAGACCCTCTACTGAGAGACGCTGTTTTGAGCTTGGTATGAAAGTATTAAAGAAAATATCTGAGAATTATCCAGACGTTGAAATAGTTATAGCAGGGCTTAAACTAGCATTTAAGCCAAACTTTCAAGCTACATTATTAGGGAATATGAGTCTAAAAGATACAGGGAATCTGTATAGAACATGTGATATAGGTATTGCATTTTCTGCGACTAATCTATCCTATTTGCCGGTTGAGTTAATGGCATGTGGCGTTCCTGTTTTGTCAAATAATGGTCCACAAGTTGAGTGGATGCTAAAGAATCAAGTAAATTCATATTTAACCGATCCTGTACCTCAAGCTGTATTTGATGGATTTAAAAAGCTATATGATGACTTCGATTTGCGGCAAATGTTAGGCATAGGTGGGGTAAATACGATGAAGAATATTACTTGGGATAGTGAAATGGAAAAAATATATCATTATATAAACAACGAATAG
- a CDS encoding SDR family oxidoreductase has product MSNLLITGSTGMLGSYISRNLSLSNFNLVIPPRNELDLDNPQTCYETILKYRPYCIIHMAAETDVDLCERAPQIAARKNALATQSIAQGARECGSYLVYISTSNIFSSANQIIFNELDIPNPSNYYGKSKFYGEQAIAMFGPKDFLIIRAGWMIGGGRGKDHKFVGKIIEAIESGVPEIKAVSDRIGSITEAESLSCFIKWAIDNRPAGIVHYASIGGISRYEIALELSKILKYRGKVTSVSSSMFPLSAPRPLSDAIESIYLPLMTSAPFPGMWREDLERYVMNF; this is encoded by the coding sequence ATGAGTAATTTGCTAATAACTGGTTCGACAGGTATGTTGGGTTCTTATATCAGCCGTAATTTGAGTTTGTCCAATTTTAATTTGGTCATTCCACCGAGAAATGAGCTTGACTTAGATAACCCCCAAACTTGTTATGAGACGATATTGAAATACCGCCCGTATTGTATTATCCATATGGCAGCAGAAACTGATGTTGATTTATGCGAGAGAGCACCTCAAATAGCTGCAAGAAAAAATGCTCTTGCGACACAATCAATTGCGCAAGGAGCACGGGAATGTGGATCATATTTAGTATACATATCAACCTCAAATATTTTTAGCTCAGCCAATCAAATAATCTTTAATGAGTTAGATATTCCAAACCCGTCTAATTATTATGGGAAATCTAAATTTTATGGTGAGCAAGCTATAGCAATGTTTGGGCCCAAAGACTTTTTGATTATACGGGCCGGATGGATGATTGGCGGAGGAAGAGGAAAAGACCATAAATTCGTTGGTAAGATAATTGAAGCAATTGAATCAGGGGTTCCTGAAATCAAAGCTGTTAGTGATCGAATCGGTTCAATAACTGAAGCCGAATCACTTTCTTGTTTTATAAAATGGGCAATCGATAATAGACCAGCAGGCATTGTTCATTATGCAAGTATTGGGGGAATAAGCCGTTATGAGATTGCTTTGGAGTTATCTAAGATCCTAAAATATCGTGGCAAAGTGACTTCAGTTTCATCCTCTATGTTTCCATTATCAGCTCCAAGACCTTTGTCTGATGCAATTGAATCAATATACCTTCCATTAATGACTAGTGCTCCTTTTCCAGGCATGTGGAGAGAAGACCTTGAACGGTATGTGATGAATTTCTAG
- the rfbC gene encoding dTDP-4-dehydrorhamnose 3,5-epimerase produces MKIEEQELSGILLITPNVFGDQRGSFFESWNQKAFKEANLDFTFLQDNHSRSQKGVLRGLHYQIQQPQGKLVRVAYGSIFDVAVDLRRSSSNFGKWFGVVLSDENNQMLWIPPGFAHGFYVLSERVDFLYKTTNFYEPSLERCILWNDPDVDINWPFKDLSSPILSVKDKNGIHLKNAEIYP; encoded by the coding sequence ATGAAAATTGAAGAACAAGAATTATCTGGTATACTTTTGATTACGCCAAACGTTTTTGGAGATCAAAGAGGTTCTTTTTTTGAAAGCTGGAACCAAAAAGCTTTTAAGGAAGCTAATCTTGATTTTACTTTCCTTCAAGATAATCATAGCCGATCTCAAAAAGGTGTTCTTCGGGGTTTGCATTATCAAATTCAACAACCCCAAGGTAAGTTGGTTCGAGTAGCTTATGGTTCTATATTTGATGTTGCAGTTGATTTAAGGCGATCTTCTTCTAATTTTGGAAAATGGTTCGGTGTTGTTTTATCTGATGAAAACAATCAAATGCTATGGATTCCTCCTGGTTTTGCTCACGGTTTCTACGTACTCTCTGAGAGAGTGGACTTTTTATACAAAACAACAAATTTTTATGAGCCTAGTTTAGAACGCTGTATTCTCTGGAACGATCCTGATGTTGATATTAACTGGCCGTTCAAAGATCTTTCATCACCTATATTGTCAGTTAAAGATAAAAATGGTATCCACCTCAAAAATGCTGAGATTTATCCATAG
- a CDS encoding group II intron maturase-specific domain-containing protein — MWALCNNVKAFLGMVRDFLKESRPLTQEAVSGLLNPIIRGWANYEK; from the coding sequence ATGTGGGCGTTATGCAACAATGTGAAGGCATTTCTGGGCATGGTACGGGACTTCTTGAAGGAATCTAGACCGCTGACGCAAGAAGCCGTCAGCGGTCTGCTGAACCCGATCATTCGGGGATGGGCCAATTATGAGAAATAG